A section of the Lepus europaeus isolate LE1 chromosome 19, mLepTim1.pri, whole genome shotgun sequence genome encodes:
- the LOC133748306 gene encoding mediator of RNA polymerase II transcription subunit 25-like, whose amino-acid sequence MQLTPQQLLMGAQQAPPGLGPILEDQARPSQNLLQLRPPQPQPQGTVGASGATGQPQPQGTSQTPPGAPQGPPGAAPGPPPPGPILRARASLPASSQRSKRIMEEKTILISKSLYFSICIFSILNCAPRPQCPACLYSVHVLATVQ is encoded by the exons ATGCAGCTCACCCCCCAGCAGCTgctg ATGGGGGCACAGCAGgcacccccagggctgggccccatcCTGGAGGACCAGGCAAGGCCCTCGCAGAATCTG ctccagctccgcccaccgcagccccagcctcagggcACCGTGGGGGCCTCTGGAGCCacggggcagccccagccccagggtacTTCCCAGACCCCCCCGGGGGCCCCCCAGGGTCCTCCTGGAGCAGCGCCCGGCCCGCCCCCTCCTGGACCCATCCTCCGGGCCCGCGCCAGCCTTCCGGCTTCAAGTCAGAGGAGCAAGAGAATTATGGAAGAGAAGACAAttttaataagtaaatctctCTATTTTTCGATCTGTATTTTTTCAATCTTGAACTGCGCACCTAGGCCGCAGTGCCCTGCGTGTTTGTATTCTGTCCATGTGTTGGCCACCGTTCAGTAA